CGACGTGCCCTCCGGCTGGTCGATGCGGAAGGTGTTCGGGTTCTGCACGATGCCGGCGAGCGTCGCCGCCTGCGCGACGGTGAGGTTCGCGGCGGTCGTGGAGAAGTAGTAGTTGGCTGCGGATTCGATGCCGTAGACCGTGCCGCCGAAGTTGGCGATGTTGAGGTAGCCGAGAAGGATGTCGTTCTTCGAGAAGTCCTTCTCGATCTGGATCGCGTAGCGCATCTCCTGGAGCTTGCGCTCGATGCCCTTGCTGCCGACCGCGTTCGTCGCGTCGAGCCAGCACTGCTGCAGCTCTTCCGAGTACGTCTCGGAGGTCGTGTCGACCTCCTGCTCGCACTGCTGGATCAGCACGTTCTTGACGAACTGCTGGCTGATCGTCGAGGCGCCGCGACTCGACGTGCCGCGCACGTTGTCGACCAGGGCCTTGACGGTGGCGCCGACGTTCACGCCGCCGTGGCTGTAGAAGTTCTTGTCCTCGCTCGAGAGGATCGCGTCGTACAGTGCCGGGGCGACCTGCTCATAGGTGACCGGGACGCGGTTCTGCTCGTAGAACGAGGCGAGCTCGACCGGGGTGCCGTCGGGAGCCGTCGCGTAGATGGTCGACTGCTCCATCGGAGTACCCGGGTTGAGGTTCTCGGGGAGCTGGTCGAACAGGGTCAGAGCCTGGGTGCCGGCGACTCCGGTCATGGCGAGGACCGGGGTGACGCTCGCCGTGACCAGCAGACCGGCGACGGCGCTCAGACCGACGAGCCCGACGAGACCGCCGAGCACGCCTCTCACCGTTCGATTCTTCTTTTGGGGCATACGCTTGATCGTAGGGGAGTTCCCTGAATACCGCCTTTGACGAGCCTGCACCCTCGAACCGCCGGGTTTCGAGCCTGCCACCACGGGGTGCGGCGCCCGAATCGACAGGAGTGCCATGACCACGTGGGAATACCTGACCACGCCGCTGCTGATCCACAACACGGCTGCGATCCTCAACAACTGGGGCAAGCAGGGCTGGGAGCTGGTCCAGGTCGTACAGGGTCCGGAGGGCGGCCTGGTCGCCTACCTGAAGCGTCCCGTGACGTCCGACGCCTCGGCGAACGCCGGCCTCGCGGCCGCGGCTGAAGCCGCTCGCCAGTTCGAGGGAGGCGCGGCATGACCGTCTCCGCACGCCTCGCCGAGCTCGGCATCGAGCTGCCGGCCGTCGCCGCTCCCGTCGCCGCATACGTGCCCGCCGTCGTCCACGACGGCCTCGTCTACACCTCCGGTCAGCTGCCGTTCACCGCGGGCGCCCTCCCCGCGACGGGCAAGCTCGGCGCAGAGATCACGGCCGAGGACGCCAAGGGCTACGCCCGCACCTGCGCGCTGAACGCGCTGGCCGCGGCAGCGGATGCCGCGGGCGGCGTCGACCGCATCGCCGGCGTGCTGCGGGTCGGCGGCTTCGTGGCATCCGTCCCGGAGTTCTCCGGGCAGCCGGGCGTCATCAACGGCGCCAGCGAGGTCCTCGGCGAGATCTTCGGCGACGCCGGCCGGCACGCGCGCGCCGCCGTCGGTGTGCCGGTGCTCCCGCTCGACAGCCCGGTCGAGGTCGAGGTCACGTTCATCCTCGCCTGACACGTCGACAGGCTCAGCGACCCGTGGGTCCCTGAGCCTGTCGAGGGGCGCCGGCTACTTGACCTGCGCCGAGATGATGCTCATGACCGCCGTGTCGGCCAGTGTCGTGGTGTCGCCGACCTCGCGTCCCTCCGCGACATCGCGCAGCAGACGGCGCATGATCTTCCCCGAGCGCGTCTTCGGCAGCTCGCCGACGATGTACACGTCGCGAGGACGCGCGATCGCGCCGATCTGCTCGCCGACCCAGAGCCGCAGCAGCTGGGCGAGTCCCGCGGGGTCGTGCGCGGCGAGGTAGCTCTCCTTGATGATCACGAAGGCGACGACCGCCTGGCCCGTGGTCTCATCCGAGGCGCCGACGACCGCCGCCTCGGCCGTGGCCTCGTGCGCCACCAGCGAGGACTCGATCTCGGCGGTCGACAGGCGGTGACCCGACACGTTCATGACGTCGTCCACGCGTCCGAGCAGCCAGAGGTCGCCGTCCTCGTCGAGGCGCGCGCCGTCGCCGGCGAAGTAGTACCCCTGCTCCTCGAACTTCTCCCAGTACGTCTCGCGGAAGCGCTCCGGGTCGCCCCAGATGCCGCGCAGCATGCTGGGCCACGGTTCGGTGACGACGAGGAGTCCGCCGCTGCCGTTGCCGACCTCGACGCCCTTCTCGTCGACCACGTCGATCGTGATGCCGGGCAGCGGCACCTGCGCGGAGCCGGGCTTGGTCGCAGTGACCCCGGGGAGGGCCGAGACCATGATCGCGCCGGTCTCGGTCTGCCACCAGGTGTCGACGATCGGCGCCTTGTTCGCGCCGATGACCTCGCGGTACCACATCCACGCCTCGGGGTTGATCGGCTCGCCCACCGAGCCCAGCAGGCGGAGCGACGAGAGGTCGAACTTCGCCGGGATGCTGCGGCCGATCTTCATGAACGAGCGGATCGCGGTCGGTGCGGTGTAGAAGATCGAGACCTTGTACTTCTCGATGATCTCCCACCAGCGGCCGGGGTGCGGAGCATCCGGCGTGCCCTCGTACAGCACCTGCGTGGCGCCGTTGGCGAGCGGACCGTAGGCGACGTACGAGTGCCCGGTCACCCAGCCGATGTCGGCCGTGCACCAGTACACGTCCGTCTCCGGGTGGAGGTCGAACACGTACTTGTGCGAGTACGCCGCCTGGGTGAGGTAGCCGCCGGACGTGTGCAGGATCCCCTTCGGCTTCCCCGTGGTGCCGGACGTGTAGAGGATGAAGAGCGGATTCTCGGCGGGGAAGGCCTCGGCCGTGTGATCGGCGGATGCCGTGGGCACGGCGTCGTGCCACCAGACATCGCGACCCTCCACCCAGTCGACGTCGTTTCCGCCGCGCTGGACGACGAGCACGTGCTCGACCGTCTGCTGCTCGCCCTCTCCGCGGTCGCCGAGCGCCTGGTCGACGGCCGGCTTCAGCGCGGACACCTTGCCCTTGCGGTAGCCGCCGTCGGCCGTGATGACGACCTTCGCGCCCGCGTCGTCGATGCGTGCGCGGAGGCTGTCGGCGCTGAATCCGCCGAAGACCACGGAGTGGATGGCACCCAGTCGGGCCACGGCGAGCATGGAGGCGATGGCCTCGGGGATCATCGGCAGGTAGATCGCCACGCGGTCGCCCTGGCCGACGCCGAAGCCCGCCAGCACGTTGGCCGTGCGCTTGACCTCATCGGTGAGCTCGGCGTACGTGATGCTGCGGCTGTCGCCGGGCTCGCCCTCCCAGTGCAGCGCGATCCGGTCGCCGTTGCCCTCCTCGACGTGGCGGTCTAGGCAGTTGTACGCGACGTTGAGCTCGCCGTCGTCGAACCACTTCGCGAACGGCGGGTTGGTCCAGTCGAGAACCTGCGTGAAAGGCGTGTGCCAGTGCAGGAGGTCGCGGGACTGCTCGCCCCAGAAGGCCTCGCGATCCGCGGACGCGCGCTCGTAGATCTCGGGCG
This genomic interval from Microbacterium sp. LWH11-1.2 contains the following:
- the acs gene encoding acetate--CoA ligase; translated protein: MSSQIDHLLDETRKFPPSEEFVAQSVSSPEIYERASADREAFWGEQSRDLLHWHTPFTQVLDWTNPPFAKWFDDGELNVAYNCLDRHVEEGNGDRIALHWEGEPGDSRSITYAELTDEVKRTANVLAGFGVGQGDRVAIYLPMIPEAIASMLAVARLGAIHSVVFGGFSADSLRARIDDAGAKVVITADGGYRKGKVSALKPAVDQALGDRGEGEQQTVEHVLVVQRGGNDVDWVEGRDVWWHDAVPTASADHTAEAFPAENPLFILYTSGTTGKPKGILHTSGGYLTQAAYSHKYVFDLHPETDVYWCTADIGWVTGHSYVAYGPLANGATQVLYEGTPDAPHPGRWWEIIEKYKVSIFYTAPTAIRSFMKIGRSIPAKFDLSSLRLLGSVGEPINPEAWMWYREVIGANKAPIVDTWWQTETGAIMVSALPGVTATKPGSAQVPLPGITIDVVDEKGVEVGNGSGGLLVVTEPWPSMLRGIWGDPERFRETYWEKFEEQGYYFAGDGARLDEDGDLWLLGRVDDVMNVSGHRLSTAEIESSLVAHEATAEAAVVGASDETTGQAVVAFVIIKESYLAAHDPAGLAQLLRLWVGEQIGAIARPRDVYIVGELPKTRSGKIMRRLLRDVAEGREVGDTTTLADTAVMSIISAQVK
- a CDS encoding RidA family protein, with amino-acid sequence MTVSARLAELGIELPAVAAPVAAYVPAVVHDGLVYTSGQLPFTAGALPATGKLGAEITAEDAKGYARTCALNALAAAADAAGGVDRIAGVLRVGGFVASVPEFSGQPGVINGASEVLGEIFGDAGRHARAAVGVPVLPLDSPVEVEVTFILA